From a region of the Lactuca sativa cultivar Salinas chromosome 4, Lsat_Salinas_v11, whole genome shotgun sequence genome:
- the LOC122196416 gene encoding NADH dehydrogenase [ubiquinone] iron-sulfur protein 2 produces MDVGASTPFLWAFEEREKLLEFYERVSGARMHAGFIRPGGVAQDLPLGLCRDIDSSTQQFASRIDELEEMSTGNRIWKQRLVDIGTVTAQQAKDWGFSGVMLRGRAT; encoded by the coding sequence ATGGATGTGGGAGCATCAACTCCGTTCCTGTGGGCTTTTGAGGAGCGGGAAAAATTGTTGGAATTCTATGAAAGAGTCTCGGGAGCCAGGATGCATGCCGGTTTCATACGACCAGGTGGAGTGGCACAAGATCTGCCTCTTGGCTTATGTCGAGATATTGATTCCTCCACACAACAATTTGCTTCTCGTATCGACGAATTAGAAGAGATGTCAACCGGCAACCGTATCTGGAAACAACGATTAGTGGATATTGGTACTGTCACTGCACAGCAAGCAAAGGATTGGGGATTCAGTGGTGTAATGTTAAGAGGTCGTGCGACATGA